The following proteins are encoded in a genomic region of Alnus glutinosa chromosome 8, dhAlnGlut1.1, whole genome shotgun sequence:
- the LOC133875300 gene encoding 9-cis-epoxycarotenoid dioxygenase NCED1, chloroplastic, with the protein MASSAAAATSSTWVKPRFTSPSASSTTISLSRPTKKPNIRSSLQTIQFPKQYHPSTSIVPPKDKPTSSSSSSSTSSTANKPVPQQWNILQKAAAMALDAVESALVSHERQQPLPKTADPRVQIAGNFAPVTELPVQHSLPIAGRIPDSIRGVYVRNGANPLHEPVAGHHFFDGDGMVHAVQFKDGSASYACRFTETRRLIQERALGRPVFPKAIGELHGHSGIARLLLFYARGLFGLVDPSHGMGVANAGLAYFNGRLLAMSEDDLPYQVRITPTGDLKTVGRYDFNGQLRSAMIAHPKLDPVSGELFALSYDVVRKPYLKYFHFSPNGTKSPDVEIPLPQPTMIHDFAITERFVVIPDQQVVFNLPEMIHGGSPVIYDKNKMSRFGILDKNAADASGIKWIEAPDVFCFHLWNAWEEPETDEVVVIGSCMTPADSIFNECDETLKSVLTEIRLNLKTGKSIRRPILSDSEQVNLEAGMVNRNKLGRKTRFAYLALAEPWPRVSGFAKVDLFTGELRKYIYGDERYGGEPLFLPRSPSSEKEDDGYILAFVHDEKDCKSELQIINAVNLKLEATVKLPTRVPYGFHGTFISSKDLERQA; encoded by the coding sequence ATGGCTTCGTCTGCAGCAGCAGCAACTTCAAGCACATGGGTCAAGCCTAGATTTACTTCTCCAAGCGCTTCTTCAACCACCATCTCCTTGAGCAGGCCCACCAAAAAGCCCAACATACGTTCCTCTCTCCAAACAATCCAATTCCCCAAGCAGTATCACCCCTCAACTAGTATTGTACCTCCAAAAGACAAacccacttcttcttcttcttcttcttctacttcttcaaCAGCCAATAAGCCTGTGCCCCAACAATGGAACATCTTACAGAAAGCGGCAGCCATGGCCTTGGACGCAGTGGAATCTGCCTTAGTCTCACATGAGCGCCAACAACCGCTTCCCAAAACCGCCGACCCCAGAGTCCAAATCGCCGGCAATTTCGCTCCAGTAACAGAGCTGCCCGTCCAGCACTCACTACCGATTGCGGGCAGAATCCCCGACAGCATACGAGGCGTCTACGTTCGGAACGGCGCGAACCCACTTCATGAACCCGTCGCCGGCCACCACTTCTTCGATGGAGACGGCATGGTTCACGCTGTCCAATTCAAGGATGGCTCTGCTAGCTATGCCTGCAGGTTCACCGAGACGCGCCGGCTTATTCAAGAGCGAGCTCTTGGTCGTCCGGTCTTCCCTAAGGCCATAGGTGAGCTTCATGGCCACTCTGGCATCGCCCGGCTCCTCCTCTTCTATGCTCGAGGACTATTCGGCCTTGTCGATCCCAGCCACGGCATGGGAGTCGCCAACGCCGGCCTTGCCTACTTCAACGGTCGCCTCCTCGCCATGTCCGAAGACGATTTACCATACCAAGTTCGAATCACTCCCACCGGCGACCTCAAGACCGTTGGCCGCTATGATTTCAATGGTCAACTTCGCTCCGCAATGATTGCTCACCCTAAACTCGACCCTGTCTCCGGCGAGCTCTTCGCTCTCAGCTACGATGTTGTCCGAAAACCGTACCTCAAATACTTCCACTTCTCGCCAAACGGGACAAAATCACCCGACGTGGAAATTCCTCTGCCTCAGCCTACCATGATTCATGACTTTGCTATTACAGAGAGGTTTGTGGTCATCCCGGACCAGCAGGTGGTGTTTAACCTCCCGGAGATGATTCATGGTGGCTCTCCGGTCATCTACGACAAGAACAAAATGTCCCGGTTTGGAATTTTGGACAAGAATGCCGCCGATGCTTCCGGGATCAAATGGATCGAAGCCCCCGATGTCTTCTGCTTCCATCTCTGGAACGCCTGGGAGGAGCCTGAGACCGATGAGGTCGTAGTGATTGGCTCTTGCATGACTCCCGCCGACTCCATTTTCAACGAATGCGACGAGACCTTGAAGAGTGTTTTAACTGAAATTAGGCTCAACTTGAAGACCGGCAAGTCCATTCGCCGTCCCATCTTATCCGATTCCGAGCAAGTGAACTTAGAGGCCGGTATGGTGAACCGGAACAAGCTCGGAAGGAAAACCCGGTTCGCATATTTAGCCCTTGCTGAGCCGTGGCCCAGAGTATCGGGTTTCGCCAAAGTAGACCTCTTCACTGGAGAGCTAAGGAAGTACATCTATGGAGACGAGAGGTATGGCGGTGAGCCTCTGTTCCTTCCAAGAAGCCCCAGTTCGGAGAAAGAGGATGATGGCTACATCCTAGCTTTCGTGCACGACGAGAAGGACTGCAAATCGGAGCTGCAAATCATAAATGCCGTGAATTTAAAGTTAGAAGCCACAGTTAAGCTTCCCACCAGGGTTCCGTACGGCTTCCATGGAACCTTCATAAGTTCAAAGGATTTAGAGAGGCAGGCCTAA